The Salinibaculum sp. SYNS191 genome has a window encoding:
- a CDS encoding GNAT family N-acetyltransferase: MPGPRYRDGETVTLRTIEEEDAEFCQRLVNDPRVRTRLFQNGPTNRAQELEFIESATEQGANLLVCVDGEPVGTVGYNDVNDVWDTAEIGYMIAPAEWGNGYATDALATLTADAFAERGLHKLYAHAYATNDASQRVLEKVGYSQEGLLRKEAVADGEYVDVHRYGLLADEFER, translated from the coding sequence ATGCCAGGTCCCCGATACCGCGACGGTGAGACCGTCACGCTCCGAACTATCGAAGAGGAGGACGCCGAGTTCTGCCAGCGACTCGTGAACGACCCGCGGGTGCGCACCCGCCTGTTCCAGAACGGGCCGACGAACCGCGCGCAGGAACTGGAGTTCATCGAGTCCGCGACGGAGCAGGGTGCCAACCTGCTCGTCTGCGTCGACGGCGAGCCCGTCGGGACGGTCGGCTACAACGACGTCAACGACGTCTGGGACACCGCCGAAATCGGCTACATGATAGCCCCCGCGGAGTGGGGCAACGGCTACGCGACGGACGCGCTGGCGACGCTGACCGCCGACGCCTTCGCCGAGCGCGGCCTCCACAAGCTGTACGCCCACGCCTACGCGACCAACGACGCGTCACAGCGCGTCCTCGAGAAGGTCGGGTACTCCCAGGAGGGGCTCCTCCGCAAGGAAGCGGTCGCAGACGGCGAGTACGTCGACGTCCACCGCTACGGCCTGCTCGCCGACGAGTTCGAGCGGTAG